The DNA region TCCATCCACTTAGCAACATCATTAATACTATGGTCAACCGTTAATACCGCCACCATAATGCCTATCGCCAAGACTGTGCCGGGAACCGCATAGCCCAAAGAAGACAAGCGCATTGGCATGTGGCTCATATTACCTTCATTTTCTCCACCTTGAGTGGCTAAACGCCGGTAAAAATTGACAACTAAAGCCAATATTACACACACTACAGCAACGCTTAACGACACTTGTAAACTATTGAGTGAATAAACTTTAAATTCACTCGTCCAACTATTTGAAAAATATCGTGATGCATAATTGACCAGCTGCATTAATGGCAGCAAGAAGCCCGCTAATACCAACCCCCAGCACCATGATAAAGACAACCATTTTCTCCATCCTGATAATGCATATCGGTTATCTTCATGGCTCGAAAATTGTGTCTGAAAATGTTTTTGCTTACGGCGGCTATAACGCTCTGCACTAAGCAGTAGAATAACAACCAGTAACATGATAGCCGAGATTTTTGCAGCGGCCGTTAGATTAGAATACCCAAGCCAAGTATCGTAAACTGCGGTGGTTAACGTGCTTACCGCAAAATAGCTCACCGTGCCAAAATCGCCCAAGGTTTCCATCGCGACAAGAGACAATCCAACCGCAATAGCGGGGCGAGCTAATGGTAAGGAGACCTGGTAAAAACTTTGCCACGGCGTGCATTTTAACAAACGAGCAGACTGTAAAAGCGAAGTACTTTGCTCCATAAAAGCAGAGCGTGCGAGTAAATAAACGTAAGGATAAAGCACCAATGACAACACAATCATCGCACCGGGTAACGTTCGTATATCTGGAAACCAATAATCTTGCGGTGTTAACTCAAAGCTATTGCGCAGCCAAATCTGAATAGGCCCAGCAAAATCAAACCAATCAGTATAAATGTACCCAACAATATAAGCAGGCATAGCCAGTGGAAGGACCAATGCCCATTGCAATATTTTCTCTCCAGGTAAACGACACATGGCCATTAACCAAGCACCTGGTAAACCAAGAATCAAAGAAAGCAACATGGTGCCAGAGACCAAAAGAATCGTATTAAGCGTATAGGTTGGTAATACCGATGCAAATAGGTGCGCAAACAATTCATCGCTTTCCCCTATCGCGGTATAAAAAACAGCCAATATTGGTAAAACCAATAATACAGCCATAACCCAACTGCTGATTTTCCATGACAAATACGTTTCTTTCATTGTGACCATTTTACACTTATATCAATAAAAATATTACCGAAGATAATACACAAAAAATAGAATTTAAGCCTATAACGAAACGACAAAAGGGAAGCCTCAGCCTCCCTTGAATTCAATCCGTTATTTTACTTATATATCCTACATAATTGACGTTGCAGTGAGTGAACAAGTACGTGAAACCCCATGAGCTTTTTTATAAACAAAAGCTTGTCTATGTAATTGAGGTGAACGCTCGTTGCCAACCAAGCTATAGCATCAAGTATAACGGGTATATTAAAGGTCGAATTTAACTTCATCTAATAACTTCACTGCCGCCTCATGATGTGCAGCGATGTCATCCAAAGATAGAGAATCGGCTTTATAATCCCCCCAAGAAGCCACTAATTTAGACGCTTCAACGCCCGGCTTTACCGGTGATTCAAAGTTATCTTCAGCATACATTTTTTGAGCAACATCACCAGATAAGAACTCCATTAACTTAAGCGCATTATCTTTATTGGGTGCGTACTTTGCCATTGCCATGCCACTGATATTGACATGTGTACCAAATGCTTCTTGCCCTGGGAAGTTTATGTAAACCGCATCAGCCCATACTTTTTGTTCTTTATCGTTAATCATTTTTCCAAAGTAGTAGCTGTTACCTAAAGAATAATCACATAGACCTTCTTTGATCGCTTGTACTTGACCACGATCACTGCCTTGAGGCTTGCGAGCAAGGTTAGATTTCAAGCCTTCTAGCCATTGTTTCGTTTCTGCTTCTCCGTGATGAGCAATCATAGCTGAAACTAAAGAGACGTTATATGGATGCTTACCAGGGCGAGTACAAATTTTACCTTTATACTCAGGTTTTGCTAAGTCCATATAATCAAAAGATGCAGGAAGTTTACCAACGCGATCTTTCGAAGAATATACCGCACGAGCACGTGTTGTCACACCAAACCATTCGCCTTCTTTGTCACGGTATTGAGCAGGAATATTGCCGTTAATCACGTCGCTGTTTACAGGTTGAACAACTACTTTATCGGTTAACTCTGCCAAACGACTAATATCAACAGTAAGTACAACATCAGCAGGACTGTATTCACCTTCTTGAACCAGTTTTTCCGCTAAGCCATCTTTAGCAAACTTCACATTCACTTTAATGCCCGTTTCTTCGGTAAACTCTTTTAGCATAGGCTCAACAAGAAAAGGCTGGCGATAAGAATAAACATTCACTTCTTGTGCTGCCATCAGCGCAGGAGAAAAACTAGAGGCAGCGAGTGCCGAAACAAGGAATAGCTTTTTCATTGGTATAATCCTTTATATAAATACAAATGATAACAATTATCAATATGGTTATTATATCCAGCTAAGGATTTAACTCAATCGTCAAGAGCTCATAAATCGAAAAAGCCCCGCTCATTTGAACAGGGCTTTGTAACAAAGTATAAATCTAGAATGAATACATCATTCATTGATGCTTATTTATTTGAAGTAAACTCAGGATAAGCGACCACACCACAATCGTGCATGTCCATCCCTTCAAGCTCTTCTTCTTCTGTCACACGAATTCCCATTGTTGCTTTTAAAATGGCCCAAACCACCAAGCTTGCAATAAACACCCATGCAAAGATAACCACAGCACCATATATTTGAGCACCAAATGTTGCATCTGAATTACTCACCGGCACCATCAGTAAACCCAAAATACCACACACACCGTGTACTGAAATGGCCCCCACAGGATCATCAATCTTCACTTTATCGAAGAACAAGATACTGAAGATAACTAACACACCCGCAATCGCACCGATAAGCACAGACATCACAGGTGATGGAGACGCAGGATCCGCAGTAATCGCGACAAGACCCGCTAAAGCACCGTTAAGAATCATGGTTAAATCCGCTTTACCCCAAATAAGCTTTACGGTAATTAAAGAAGCGATCGCACCAGCAGCAGCGGCAGCATTGGTGTTCAAGAAAACTTCGCCAATCGCGGTTGCATCGTCTGCCGAAGAAAGCGCAAGTTGTGAACCTCCGTTAAAGCCAAACCAACCAAACCATAAGATAAACGTCCCTAATGTCGCTAATGGCATGTTTGAGCCTTGGATAGGGTGGACTTCACCATTTTTACCGTATTTGCCTTTACGAGCACCAAGTAACAATACGCCAGCTAATGCGGCAGCTGCACCCGCTAAGTGAACAATCCCTGAACCTGCAAAATCACTGAAACCAGCGGCTGATAAGAACCCACCACCCCATGTCCAATACCCCTCAACAGGGTAAATAAAGCCAGTTAGAACCACGGCAAAAATCAAAAATGTTGATAACTTCATGCGTTCAGCCACCGCCCCAGAAACGACTGACATTGCGGTAGCAACGAACACCACTTGGAAGAAGAAATCTGAGCCTAAAGAGTGAGATGCATCATCGGCTTGTGTGCCGATAAGCGCACCAAAAGAAGGGAATACACCGCCTTCAGCGTTACCAACATACATAATGTTATAACCGACAAACAAAAACATGGTGCAAGCAACGGCAAATAAAACGAAGTTTTTGGTTAAAATTTCCGTGGTGTTTTTTGAACGTACAAGACCGGCCTCCAACATCGCAAAGCCTGCTGCCATCCACATCACTAATGCACCCGATATCAATAAAAAGAAGGTATCTAAAGCATATTTGATTTCTGTTATTGCTGTAATATCCATATTATTTTTCTCCAATACCTAACTTAAAGTGCTTCATCATCCATTTCACCCGTACGAATACGGATGGCTTGCTGTAAATCAAACACAAAAATTTTACCGTCACCAATTTTTCCAGTTTGTGCCGCTTTTGTGATGGCCTCAATCACGCGATCAACATTGTCAGATTGTGTCGCAATTTCTATTTTCACTTTAGGTAAGAAATCCACTTGATATTCCGCACCGCGGTATAATTCTGTGTGACCTTTTTGACGTCCGAATCCTTTTACTTCAGAAACGGTCATACCTTCAATCCCCACATCCGCAAGCGCCTCACGAACATCATCCAATTTAAATGGTTTAATAATGGCATTAATTAGTTTCATTGCATTCCCTCGTAATGATTAATTATTTCTACATTAAAAGAGTAATCAAGTTACGTGCCAACTTTTCAATACATTGAAAATAAAGGAATTAGAATAATAGAAGGATAATAAGTGGAACTTATCGCACCAATAAGGTGCATTAAGATCATTAATAAAACGCAGAAGGTGCAGAAAAGGAAAATTAGCTTACAAATGCACGCCAAGAAAGCAAAACTTGTTGGAAGTCTTCAATGCCACACCAAGCTTCACTCTCTTCTTCATAGGCAAAAAGATCATCTTCAAGATCATCTTCTTCTATGCTTAATAGATGATTAGAACTGATATGTATCTCGTTTTGCTCAATAAACATACTCCAATCTTGACCAACTAAACGCCACTCTTGATTGATATTTTTTTGTGCACCAATTTGTTGCATGACCAATTCAAGCTTACCAAGATCGCTACCTATCTCTTCAATCAACCAATGACCAATCGCCTCATGTCCAGACGAGAACACCACTCGATAGCTGCCATCTAAGGTGTTTTTCTTAAATTCAAAGTCCATAATATATCGTTACTTTTGTTAGGTAATACCCAAAGTTTACTTGTTTTTCACCTGCATTGCTTAGTTTTAATCGCCATGTTTTAACGGATACCAATCATGCTAATTATCTGGGAAGTTTGATTTTAGTATCACATTGGAAATGCGTTCAATTAGAAACAAAAAACCGCTGAAAAATCAGCGGTCTTTATTGTTCAACGATGACTTAACCTGAAGCTTATGCTGGCTCTTGGAATATCACTGTATCCGCTTTTTTCGTATAGTGTTCCATACGGTGGAAGTTTAAGTAACGATAAGTATCCGCTGCTGTTGCATTAATTTGTTCAGCGTAACCTAAGTACTCTTCTTTCGTTGGAATCCGACCTAAAATCGCCCCAACAGCTGACAATTCAGCCGACGCGAGGAATACATTCGCGCCATTCCCTAAACGGTTCGGGAAGTTACGAGTAGAGGTCGACATAACGGTCGATTTTTCAGCGACACGCGCTTGGTTACCCATACATAATGAACAACCCGGAGTTTCAATACGAACCCCAGCACGGCCAAAGATACCGTAATAACCTTCCTCTGTGAGTTGGTCTTTATCCATCTTAGTTGGTGGAGCTACCCATAAACGTGTTTCTAACTCACCTTTATGTTTTTCTAATAGCTTACCAGCGGCGCGGAAGTGGCCAATGTTGGTCATACAAGAACCAATGAAAACTTCATCGATTTGTGTGCCTTGAACATCCGATAATAAACGAGCATCATCAGGATCATTCGGCGCACATAAAATTGGTTCATCAATTTCAGCTAAGTCAATTTCAACCACATGGGCATATTCAGCGTCTTTGTCCGCGCTCATTAACTCAGGATTTGCTAACCATTCTTCCATTGCTTTAATACGACGCTCAATAGTACGACGATCGCCGTAACCTTCAGAGATCATCCATTTCAACATCACGATGTTAGAGCTTAAATACTCAGCGATAGATTCTTCAGAAAGCTTAACCGTACAACCCGCAGCTGAACGTTCAGCAGAAGCATCAGATAATTCAAACGCTTGCTCGACCGTTAAATGCTCCAGACCTTCAATTTCTAGTACGCGACCAGAGAATTCGTTGATCTTACCCGCTTTCTCAACCGTTAATAAACCTTGTTTGATACCGTAGTATGGAATCGCATGAACAAGATCTCTCAGGGTAATACCCGGTTTCATTTCGCCTTTAAAGCGCACTAAAACAGATTCAGGCATATCAAGAGGCATTACACCAGTCGCCGCTGCAAAGGCAACCAAACCAGAACCTGCTGGGAATGAAATGCCAAGAGGGAAACGAGTATGCGAGTCACCTCCAGTACCCACAGTATCGGGTAGAAGCATACGGTTTAACCATGAGTGAATGATACCGTCACCAGGGCGAAGCGACACACCACCACGGTTCATAATGAAATCCGGTAGCGTATGGTGCGTATTCACATCAACAGGTTTTGGATAAGCAGAAGTATGACAGAAAGACTGCATAACGAGATCCGCAGAGAAACCTAGACATGCAAGGTCTTTAAGCTCATCACGGGTCATTGGACCAGTGGTATCTTGCGAACCTACTGTCGTCATTTTAGGTTCACAGTAAGTGCCAGGACGAATCCCTTCTACACCACATGCTTTACCTACCATTTTCTGACCAAGCGTAAAGCCTTTATTCGATTCAGCAACAGGAACAGGACGACGGAAAACTTCAGATGGTTTAAGCCCTAAAGCGATACGTGCACGATCGGTTAAACCACGGCCAATGATCAGTGGAATACGACCGCCAGCACGAACTTCATCATAAAGAACATCTGTCTTCAATTTAAATGTCGAGATAACCTCATCGGTGTCGTGTTTGCATACTTTTCCTTCATGAGGATAAATATCAATCACGTCACCCATATTCATTTTAGAGACATCAAGTTCAATTGGCAGCGCGCCTGCATCTTCCATGGTGTTGAAGAAGATAGGAGCAATCTTGCCACCAAGACAAAAGCCACCAGCACGTTTGTTTGGTACATATGGAATATCATCACCCATAAACCAAAGCACAGAGTTAGTTGCTGACTTACGAGAAGAACCAGTACCAACAACATCACCTACGTAAACTAACGGATGACCTTTTTCTTCTAATGCTTCAATTTGCTTAATTGGGCCAACGTTACCGGCATCATCAGGAGTAATGCCTTCACGCTCATTTTTTAGCATTGCTAAAGCATGAAGTGGGATATCTGGACGAGACCATGCGTCAGGCGCAGGAGACAAATCATCGGTATTCGTTTCACCCGTCACTTTAAACACCGTCAGTGTTACCTTGTCGGCAAGTTGAGGTTTTTTCAAGAACCATTCTGCTTCAGCCCAAGATTCCATAACGGCTTTGGCAAACTCATTACCCGCTTTGGCTTTTTCTTCTACATCGTGGAAAGCATCAAACATCAATAATGTGTGTTTTAACGCTTTAGCAGCAATCGGAGCCAGTAACTCATCATCTAGAAAGCTAACCAGTGCTTCGATGTTATAACCACCTTGCATAGTACCAAGCAGTTCTGCTGCTTTTTCACGACTAACTAGCGGCGATTCAGATTCACCTTTTGCAACGGCAGTTAAAAAACCAGCTTTAACATAAGCGGCTTCATCTACCCCTGGTGGGATACGGTTAATTAATAGATCAAGAATGAATTCTTCTTCACCTTCAGGTGGGTTTTTCAGCAGTTCTACCAAAGCAGCAACCTGCTCTGCGTCTAAAGGTTTTGGGACTATTCCTTCAGCGGCACGCTCTGCGACGTGTTTACGGTAGGCTTCAAGCACGACTTCTTCCTCTCATTGCGGTTTCCCCTTTTTTTATATATAGAGGGAAAACATCCTTGGAAATTTGGCTTCCTGCCTATTTTTATTATGAATTAGTATGTTGGCTGATTCTTAATAATCGAATACGGTCGGAGCCAAAATGTGGGGTCAAGAATAACAAATTTAACGAAAAATTAAAATCTTGCGAGTTTGACCAAGCTAGCAAACTAGAACTAAATTTGTGAAATTTCACACTTTACAAGGAAATTTCACGCTATTTCCTTTTCAAGAATCATGTCACGACAAAGAGGCATGTAAAGTGGCAGTGGCCGCCTCTTAACGTGACTTGAATACCCGTTTTTAAATCGACATTAAAATGCCGATCCAACGATCAAATAGAGAGACTTATACTGCTCTTCTGTTTGTCCATAGGCAAGAATAATTGGGCCTAAAGGTGAATCTACCCCGGTAAAAACCGATCCAGCCATGTACATGGAGCTAGTATCAAATTTATTATTGGTATCTGCCCACACACCACCATATTCAAGCGAAGCTCCTAGATAAACAGGGGAGCGAAATAAACCAAAATCATTATCAAACCATTTATAACGATACACCAAGCTACTGAACGCTTTATTTCGTCCAGATAAACTATCACGTGGAATTCCCGATAAATTGAGAAATCCACCTAGCTCTCTAGGATCAATCGGAACAAAGGAATTTTCACTGTCCACAATACCATAATCAAACTTTGCCGCTAAAGTATGCTTCCCTAAACTTCGAGCCATCATAAGAGTTGAGCTGATTTCCGAAACCGTATCATCTAAAGAATGCCCATCATCAACAATATTATCTTGGGATAATAAGTACTCCAGATCGATATAATAACCTTTAGTTGGAAAATTAAAATCATCTAAAGTATCAAAACGATAACGGATGTAAGCCCCTTGGCGAGTATAATCTGTTCCACCAAACACAGGCAACCCAGTAAGGCTAGTATCACCATCGGTGTAGCGCAGACCGACGCGAAACTCTTGCCACAAAGTCGGTTGAAGACCAAGTGCAACATCACCAATCAACTTAACATAATCAACGGGTAATGAATTTTCCGTATCGGAAAGTTGCGTTTTTTTAGTCTCAGGGTTAGAGACATTAAAATCTGCTGGGATAAATAAGCTCGATTTCTCATCGCTGTATGAGGCAGATGCAATAAAAAAGAAATTTTGGTTGTATGACATGGGTACATACAATTCGAGCCCTAACAGTTTGTCCGTACCTATTTCAAAATTGGTTCTTAACTCGGCACCATCTTCACTTAAATCGGTAAAATTACTGGTGAAACCAATGGAATATTTGCTGGAGTTTTTAAAATTGTCTTCCATAAAAAATCGGAAGTCCATGTAGTTAGGCCCCCACTCTTTTTCATGTACGCTGACATTCAAATCCGTACTTCCATCATCATTATTTTGGTAATCATAAGACACTTTTTCAAAGCGATCTAAAGCATACAAATCACGAATTTTCGTTTCAATATCTTCACTGTCATATTGTTGACCTGGCGAAATACCCAATCGATGTTCTAATAGTTTTTGATTGTAATGACTGTGATTATTAATATTCACATCCCTGATAATGAAATCAGAGCCACTTCGAAATTGAGAACGTTTGGCACTTTTATTTAGCTGATAATCCAAGTAAACCGATTCATTGACCGAATAGCGGACTAATTCACTTTGTTGTAAAACCGCCGACTGATAACCTAACTTATAAGCTTTCGGCATTTCAGAAAAGTCCGTCGTGCCCATTTTTCCTACCTCAGGGCGAAGCAATACATCGTTTGTGGTGAGTAATCGAGCTTGATCTTGAGTGCTTCGGCGCACTAAATAATTCGACAGTTGGTCACCAACACTCAAAAAAGTATTCAGTTGTTCAATACTTTTATAATCAGTACTAATATCAACCGCAATGATAACGTCCGCTCCCATTGAGCGAGCTAATTCAACAGGCATATTATTAGTAACGCCACCATCGACTAATAACATCCCTTTATAAGGATAAGGAGGAAGTGCACCAGGTACTGACATACTCGCCATCATAGCGTCCACTAATTCACCATCTTTTAGCACAACAGGCTTTAAATTAACGATGTCAGTGGCGACCGCGCGATAATGTACTGGTAGTTCATCAAAGGATTTAAAAGCAGGTAAATTCCCAGTACTTTGGCGCAAAATGTGCAGCATATTTTGCCCTTGCACCACCCCTTTAGGCACTTTGACTTCAAACCACCTAAGGCCAAGATCCGTATGAAGTTGGTAGCGATCATCATATTCTTTATCGCGAACACGGCGTTCACTACGATCCACACGATCGTTATAGCCAATATTCCAATCAATACCATTAACTGTATCGTTAATTTCCTTAGCGCTCATGCCCAATGCATATAAACCACCAACATACGATCCCATGCTTGTACCTGTCACAATATCAACGGGAATCTTCATTTCTTCTAAGGCTTGTAAAACACCAATATGCGCCGCACCTTTAGCTCCACCACCCGCCAACACAACGGCTATCGTTGGGCGAGTAGAACCGTCTGGTAACAATTCTCTTGCTTCAAGTTTAGATATAAAGCTAATAAGAGGAATCGTGAATATTCCTAATAACATGCGGCGTAGAGTTAACAATCGATGCCCTTATCTAAAATAATGCGGTGATGATCTTCATCATAACCCGATCAACAATAAATAGCGTAATAGTGCTAATTAAAAATCAAACAAAGACTTAATCCAACGCGTTGGGTTATTTTTACAAGCGTCTTTTAAGTTTCCATTAATGTCCCATTGGGGTAAATCAATATTCCCGCTACAGTCGGCGACATAACCGCCAGCTTGAGTGGATTCAAAATGTGTCGTCACAATGTTACTAGGCCATGGCAACGTTAAACGTTCTGGTGTACGCAACGCTAAATAATTGGCATAAGTACGTAATGAACCACTTGAACCAGTAAGCTTAGTCGGCTTGTTGTCATCACGCCCCGTCCAAATCGTCACCACTTCACGTCCATCAACACCAACAAACCAACTGTCACGACTGTCA from Vibrio casei includes:
- the acnB gene encoding bifunctional aconitate hydratase 2/2-methylisocitrate dehydratase is translated as MLEAYRKHVAERAAEGIVPKPLDAEQVAALVELLKNPPEGEEEFILDLLINRIPPGVDEAAYVKAGFLTAVAKGESESPLVSREKAAELLGTMQGGYNIEALVSFLDDELLAPIAAKALKHTLLMFDAFHDVEEKAKAGNEFAKAVMESWAEAEWFLKKPQLADKVTLTVFKVTGETNTDDLSPAPDAWSRPDIPLHALAMLKNEREGITPDDAGNVGPIKQIEALEEKGHPLVYVGDVVGTGSSRKSATNSVLWFMGDDIPYVPNKRAGGFCLGGKIAPIFFNTMEDAGALPIELDVSKMNMGDVIDIYPHEGKVCKHDTDEVISTFKLKTDVLYDEVRAGGRIPLIIGRGLTDRARIALGLKPSEVFRRPVPVAESNKGFTLGQKMVGKACGVEGIRPGTYCEPKMTTVGSQDTTGPMTRDELKDLACLGFSADLVMQSFCHTSAYPKPVDVNTHHTLPDFIMNRGGVSLRPGDGIIHSWLNRMLLPDTVGTGGDSHTRFPLGISFPAGSGLVAFAAATGVMPLDMPESVLVRFKGEMKPGITLRDLVHAIPYYGIKQGLLTVEKAGKINEFSGRVLEIEGLEHLTVEQAFELSDASAERSAAGCTVKLSEESIAEYLSSNIVMLKWMISEGYGDRRTIERRIKAMEEWLANPELMSADKDAEYAHVVEIDLAEIDEPILCAPNDPDDARLLSDVQGTQIDEVFIGSCMTNIGHFRAAGKLLEKHKGELETRLWVAPPTKMDKDQLTEEGYYGIFGRAGVRIETPGCSLCMGNQARVAEKSTVMSTSTRNFPNRLGNGANVFLASAELSAVGAILGRIPTKEEYLGYAEQINATAADTYRYLNFHRMEHYTKKADTVIFQEPA
- a CDS encoding YacL family protein, with amino-acid sequence MDFEFKKNTLDGSYRVVFSSGHEAIGHWLIEEIGSDLGKLELVMQQIGAQKNINQEWRLVGQDWSMFIEQNEIHISSNHLLSIEEDDLEDDLFAYEEESEAWCGIEDFQQVLLSWRAFVS
- a CDS encoding Fe(3+) ABC transporter substrate-binding protein; translation: MKKLFLVSALAASSFSPALMAAQEVNVYSYRQPFLVEPMLKEFTEETGIKVNVKFAKDGLAEKLVQEGEYSPADVVLTVDISRLAELTDKVVVQPVNSDVINGNIPAQYRDKEGEWFGVTTRARAVYSSKDRVGKLPASFDYMDLAKPEYKGKICTRPGKHPYNVSLVSAMIAHHGEAETKQWLEGLKSNLARKPQGSDRGQVQAIKEGLCDYSLGNSYYFGKMINDKEQKVWADAVYINFPGQEAFGTHVNISGMAMAKYAPNKDNALKLMEFLSGDVAQKMYAEDNFESPVKPGVEASKLVASWGDYKADSLSLDDIAAHHEAAVKLLDEVKFDL
- a CDS encoding ABC transporter permease; this encodes MKETYLSWKISSWVMAVLLVLPILAVFYTAIGESDELFAHLFASVLPTYTLNTILLVSGTMLLSLILGLPGAWLMAMCRLPGEKILQWALVLPLAMPAYIVGYIYTDWFDFAGPIQIWLRNSFELTPQDYWFPDIRTLPGAMIVLSLVLYPYVYLLARSAFMEQSTSLLQSARLLKCTPWQSFYQVSLPLARPAIAVGLSLVAMETLGDFGTVSYFAVSTLTTAVYDTWLGYSNLTAAAKISAIMLLVVILLLSAERYSRRKQKHFQTQFSSHEDNRYALSGWRKWLSLSWCWGLVLAGFLLPLMQLVNYASRYFSNSWTSEFKVYSLNSLQVSLSVAVVCVILALVVNFYRRLATQGGENEGNMSHMPMRLSSLGYAVPGTVLAIGIMVAVLTVDHSINDVAKWMEWGRPGLLFSGTMFALIFALTVRFSAVAIGSIESGLSKVSPSLDMAARTMGCTSSNMLKRVHFPLVIRGALIAGLLVFIESMKELNASILLRPFNFETLATYVYNFVSDQQLELAALPAILLVLVGLVPLIVVNRSLEKVH
- the glnK gene encoding P-II family nitrogen regulator, whose amino-acid sequence is MKLINAIIKPFKLDDVREALADVGIEGMTVSEVKGFGRQKGHTELYRGAEYQVDFLPKVKIEIATQSDNVDRVIEAITKAAQTGKIGDGKIFVFDLQQAIRIRTGEMDDEAL
- a CDS encoding ammonium transporter, yielding MDITAITEIKYALDTFFLLISGALVMWMAAGFAMLEAGLVRSKNTTEILTKNFVLFAVACTMFLFVGYNIMYVGNAEGGVFPSFGALIGTQADDASHSLGSDFFFQVVFVATAMSVVSGAVAERMKLSTFLIFAVVLTGFIYPVEGYWTWGGGFLSAAGFSDFAGSGIVHLAGAAAALAGVLLLGARKGKYGKNGEVHPIQGSNMPLATLGTFILWFGWFGFNGGSQLALSSADDATAIGEVFLNTNAAAAAGAIASLITVKLIWGKADLTMILNGALAGLVAITADPASPSPVMSVLIGAIAGVLVIFSILFFDKVKIDDPVGAISVHGVCGILGLLMVPVSNSDATFGAQIYGAVVIFAWVFIASLVVWAILKATMGIRVTEEEELEGMDMHDCGVVAYPEFTSNK
- a CDS encoding patatin-like phospholipase family protein; this translates as MLLGIFTIPLISFISKLEARELLPDGSTRPTIAVVLAGGGAKGAAHIGVLQALEEMKIPVDIVTGTSMGSYVGGLYALGMSAKEINDTVNGIDWNIGYNDRVDRSERRVRDKEYDDRYQLHTDLGLRWFEVKVPKGVVQGQNMLHILRQSTGNLPAFKSFDELPVHYRAVATDIVNLKPVVLKDGELVDAMMASMSVPGALPPYPYKGMLLVDGGVTNNMPVELARSMGADVIIAVDISTDYKSIEQLNTFLSVGDQLSNYLVRRSTQDQARLLTTNDVLLRPEVGKMGTTDFSEMPKAYKLGYQSAVLQQSELVRYSVNESVYLDYQLNKSAKRSQFRSGSDFIIRDVNINNHSHYNQKLLEHRLGISPGQQYDSEDIETKIRDLYALDRFEKVSYDYQNNDDGSTDLNVSVHEKEWGPNYMDFRFFMEDNFKNSSKYSIGFTSNFTDLSEDGAELRTNFEIGTDKLLGLELYVPMSYNQNFFFIASASYSDEKSSLFIPADFNVSNPETKKTQLSDTENSLPVDYVKLIGDVALGLQPTLWQEFRVGLRYTDGDTSLTGLPVFGGTDYTRQGAYIRYRFDTLDDFNFPTKGYYIDLEYLLSQDNIVDDGHSLDDTVSEISSTLMMARSLGKHTLAAKFDYGIVDSENSFVPIDPRELGGFLNLSGIPRDSLSGRNKAFSSLVYRYKWFDNDFGLFRSPVYLGASLEYGGVWADTNNKFDTSSMYMAGSVFTGVDSPLGPIILAYGQTEEQYKSLYLIVGSAF